A window from Bufo bufo chromosome 1, aBufBuf1.1, whole genome shotgun sequence encodes these proteins:
- the LOC120989423 gene encoding olfactory receptor 1009-like: MNIKMKEISDENNLTVVTEFYLLGFQVSQYLRIFLFCLLLVVYCVTICGNLLIISLVSTSKNLHTPMYFFISQLSISDIFVISDIVPNLLYILLNNGRTITIIDCITQLYFFCGSEAFECFLLAVMSYDRYVAICNPLRYSTIMTGGYCIILSINSWLLGFSIILIHIIKTTKLNFCGPNIIDHLFCDLIPLLELACSDTTMIHLVVYIMGIPIVIMPTTIIVVSYTYIILAILRIPSNTGRQKAFSTCSSHLIVVSTFYWTMFSIYVVPSKVLTNTISKILSLFYTVFTPLINPIIYSLRNKDIREAVQRTFQKHEIW; this comes from the exons ATGAATATCAAGATGAAAGAAATATCTGAT GAGAACAATCTCACTGTGGTCACTGAGTTTTACCTGTTAGGATTTCAAGTCAGCCAATATTTAAGAATTTTCTTATTTTGTCTTCTTCTGGTGGTTTATTGTGTAACAATATGTGGGAACCTCCTGATCATCTCCCTGGTGTCCACCAGCAAAAATCTCCACACCCCAATGTACTTCTTCATCTCACAACTGTCCATCAGTGACATTTTTGTTATCTCAGATATTGTCCCCAACCTGCTCTATATCCTTCTGAATAATGGAAGGACCATAACTATTATTGATTGCATCACTCAGTTGTATTTCTTCTGTGGCTCTGAAGCATTTGAGTGTTTTCTTCTCGCTGTGATgtcttatgacagatatgtggccATCTGTAATCCACTTCGCTACTCCACCATCATGACAGGAGGATATTGCATAATTTTGTCTATAAACAGTTGGTTGCTTGGATTTTCTATCATTTTGATTCACATCATAAAAACGACAAAACTAAATTTTTGTGGGCCAAATATCATTGACCATTTATTCTGTGATCTTATTCCCTTACTAGAACTTGCCTGTTCTGACACCACTATGATCCACTTAGTGGTTTATATTATGGGTATACCAATTGTAATAATGCCAACCACAATCATTGTAGTGTCTTATACATATATTATTTTAGCAATATTAAGGATCCCATCCAATACTGGTAGAcagaaagccttctccacctgtagCTCCCACCTCATTGTGGTTTCCACATTCTATTGGACTATGTTCAGTATTTATGTTGTCCCATCGAAAGTCCTGACAAACACCATAAGTAAAATTCTCTCCCTGTTCTATACTGTCTTTACTCCTTTGATTAACCCcattatatacagtctgaggaaTAAAGACATTAGAGAAGCTGTACAAAGAACATTTCAAAAGCATGAGATCTGGTAA